From a region of the Macrobrachium nipponense isolate FS-2020 chromosome 20, ASM1510439v2, whole genome shotgun sequence genome:
- the LOC135219933 gene encoding uncharacterized protein LOC135219933, with translation MSGGISGVQKRIKEKALFAYYVHCYGHKLNLVLTRVARNLPQASEFFSLLEEVYIFASNAVVHEKFLSLQREMFPEEQIRELQHLSDSRWWCRATSCENALLRLECIIRLLKETSADDTGAQAVSARGLLAQMDAEFVCLLQFFSEILGKINKVSQQLEDKQVDLGKAAKLISCLREDLADVRNSNLIENYSNRIDELCKKKKCDISPTVTRKRSRKPRQLPHFIMLETTAQRVVEPSHAQHVTILYEVLDCLNSELDRRFSKDSFVTCGISVLCPAGQTFLYEDDLKSFALSYSVNQSNLKHELPLVKKLLQKEPQPYVHH, from the coding sequence ATGAGTGGAGGAATTAGTGGCGTTCAGAAACGTATAAAAGAGAAAGCACTTTTTGCTTATTATGTTCATTGTTATGGTCATAAGCTCAATTTGGTTTTGACAAGGGTTGCAAGGAATTTACCACAAGCATCTGAATTTTTCAGTCTTCTTGAAGAAGTCTATATCTTTGCTAGTAATGCAGTTGTTCATGAGAAGTTCCTTTCTTTACAGCgtgaaatgtttcctgaagaACAAATTCGAGAACTTCAACATCTCAGTGATTCTCGCTGGTGGTGTCGGGCTACCTCTTGTGAAAATGCTTTATTACGTTTGGAATGTATTATAAGACTTTTGAAGGAGACTTCCGCAGATGATACCGGAGCTCAAGCTGTATCTGCTAGAGGTTTACTTGCTCAGATGGAtgcagaatttgtttgtttattgcagtttttctctgaaattctgggaaaaataaataaagtatcccAGCAGCTGGAGGATAAACAGGTAGACCTTGGAAAAGCAGCTAAACTTATTTCTTGTCTTCGTGAAGATTTAGCTGATGTAAGAAACTCCAACTTAATTGAGAATTACTCTAATAGGATTGACgaactctgtaaaaaaaaaaaatgtgacatttcaccAACAGTGACAAGAAAACGTTCAAGAAAACCTCGACAGCTCCCTCATTTTATCATGCTGGAAACCACTGCCCAGAGAGTTGTTGAACCAAGTCATGCACAACACGTCACAATCTTGTATGAAGTACTGGACTGTTTAAATAGTGAATTAGACCGTCGTTTTTCCAAAGATTCATTTGTGACCTGTGGCATTTCAGTTCTCTGTCCTGCAGGACAGACTTTCTTATATGAGGATGACTTGaagtcatttgctttatcatattCAGTTAATCAAAGTAATTTAAAACACGAGCTACCTTTAGTTAAGAAATTGCTCCAGAAAGAACCTCAGCCCTACGTACATCATTAG